From the genome of Clarias gariepinus isolate MV-2021 ecotype Netherlands chromosome 28, CGAR_prim_01v2, whole genome shotgun sequence, one region includes:
- the smad10a gene encoding mothers against decapentaplegic homolog 4: protein MSVNPPSSNDACLSIVHSLMCHRQGGENEGFAKRAIESLVKKLKEKKDELDSLITAITTNGVHPSKCVTIQRTLDGRLQVAGRKGFPHVIYARLWRWPDLHKNELKHVKFCQYAFDLKYDNVCVNPYHYERVVSPGIVGLSLQNTAPSGRLIKEEYTHDCVQMDVPPGLPSQSDHQGAMKHPGPEHYPPPLPPLQMPPEAARCPPPATLYPNMPLSPTTSGSMMSMQGGHNEGLLQIASPQAQVMTPTPPPSTPPQVPPTQNGYNSSKHTQAQGSFHTTWTGSSTASYTPIGRQQSSRAHQPPLHHPHYWSQHHSSSSFPPPVSNHPGPEFWCSISYFEMDVQVGEMFKVLSSCPVVTVDGYVDPSGGDRFCLGQLSNVHRTEASERARLHIGKGVQLECRGEGDVWMRCLSDHAVFVQSYYLDREAGRAPGDAVHKIYPGAYIKVFDLRQCHRQMQQQAATAQAAAAAQAAAVAGNIPGPGSVGGIAPAISLSAAAGIGVDDLRRLCILRLSFVKGWGPDYPRHSITHTPCWVEVHLHRALQLLDEVLHTMPLADPGPSN from the exons ATGTCGGTGAACCCCCCCAGCAGTAACGATGCCTGCCTCAGCATCGTGCACAGCCTCATGTGCCACAGACAGGGCGGCGAGAACGAGGGCTTCGCCAAGAGGGCTATCGAGAGCCTCGTCAAGAAACTGAAGGAGAAGAAGGATGAGCTGGACTCGCTCATCACAGCCATCACCACCAACGGCGTCCATCCCAGCAAGTGTGTCACCATCCAGAGGACGCTAGACGGAAGACTACAG gtggcCGGGCGTAAAGGTTTCCCCCATGTGATCTATGCTCGTCTATGGCGCTGGCCAGATCTTCATAAAAATGAGCTGAAGCATGTAAAGTTCTGCCAGTATGCCTTCGACCTCAAGTAcgacaatgtgtgtgtgaatccgTATCACTATGAGAGAGTCGTCTCTCCCGGCATCG TTGGCCTCAGCCTACAGAACACAG CTCCCTCTGGAAGACTGATCAAAGAGGaatacacccacgactgcgtccAGATGGATGTTCCTCCCGGTTTGCCCTCACAGTCAGACCACCAGGGGGCGATGAAGCACCCTGGACCGGAGCATTACCCACCACCCCTTCCACCTTTACAGATGCCCCCTGAAGCAGCACGGTGCCCTCCGCCTGCCACCCTCTACCCCAACATGCCCCTCTCCCCAACCA CATCTGGCTCGATGATGTCCATGCAGGGCGGTCACAATGAGGGTCTCCTGCAGATCGCATCCCCTCAGGCTCAGGTCATGACCCCGACCCCTCCTCCATCTACGCCCCCTCAGGTCCCGCCCACTCAGAACGGCTACAACagctccaaacacacacaggcacagggCTCGTTTCACA CTACTTGGACGGGCAGCAGCACGGCCTCTTACACTCCTATAGGACGCCAACAAAGCAGCCGCGCCCACCAGCCTCCTCTCCACCACCCCCACTACT GGTCTCAGCATCACAGTTCGTCATCATTCCCTCCGCCAGTCTCCAACCATCCAG GTCCAGAGTTCTGGTGCTCCATCTCGTACTTTGAGATGGATGTTCAGGTTGGCGAAATGTTTAAGGTGTTGTCCAGTTGTCCTGTGGTGACGGTGGATGGTTACGTAGATCCATCAGGGGGAGATCGTTTCTGCCTCGGGCAGCTCAGTAACGTTCACCGTACTGAGGCCAGTGAAAGGGCCAG GTTACACATAGGTAAAGGCGTGCAGCTGGAGTGTCGAGGCGAGGGTGATGTGTGGATGCGATGTCTGAGCGATCACGCGGTTTTTGTTCAGAGCTACTACCTGGACAGAGAGGCGGGACGAGCGCCGGGGGATGCCGTCCACAAAATCTACCCAGGAGCCTACATTAAG GTGTTTGATCTGCGTCAGTGCCATCGGCAGATGCAGCAGCAGGCAGCCACGGCTCAGGCAGCAGCAGCGGCTCAGGCAGCCGCCGTGGCAGGGAACATCCCGGGTCCAGGGAGCGTCGGGGGCATCGCTCCTGCAATTA GTCTGTCAGCAGCCGCAGGGATCGGCGTGGACGACCTGCGCAGGTTATGTATCCTGCGTCTGAGCTTCGTGAAGGGCTGGGGACCCGATTACCCGCGccacagcatcacacacacaccctgctggGTGGAGGTGCATCTCCACCGTGCCCTGCAGCTCCTGGACGAGGTGCTACACACCATGCCTCTGGCAGACCCTGGACCTTCTAACTGA